A window of Pseudomonas alcaliphila JAB1 genomic DNA:
CGGCGTGCACCGCATCGCTCACCGCGCGCAGGTAGTCGTCCGGCAGGATCATGCCAGAGGAGGTTTCCACGTGCGGGGCGAACACCACCTGCGGCTTCTGCTCGGCGATGGTGGTCAGCACTTCGTCCAGCGGCGCCGGGGCGAAGGCTGCCTGTGGGCCGTCCGCGACCGGACGCGCCTTGAGCACATGGGCCTCGGCGGGAATCCGGCCCATCTCGAAGATCTGCGTCCAGCGGTAGCTGAACCAGCCGTTGCGGATCACCAGGCACGTCTGCTCGGTCGCCAACTGCCGCGCCACCGCCTCCATGCCGTAGGTGCCGCTGCCGGGCACGACTGCCACGGCGTGGGCGTTGTAGACCTGCTTCAGGGTGGACGAAATATCGCGCATCACGCCCTGGAACGACTGCGACATATGGTTCAGCGAGCGGTCGGTGTAGACCACCGAATATTCGAGCAGGCCATCGGGATCGATGTCGGGGCAGATTTGGGACATAACAGGCTCCAGCCGAAAAGGTTCGAGCTGAACCTGCCCCAACCCAGGGCAAATGACAAGGCCGGGGAGCACTCGGGTACCAGGCTGCTGAAAAACTACCTGCGTTGGCAATACTGCGTTAAAAAACAGCCTCGCGTGCGAGCCCAGTCAAAATGCTCATTTACAGCACGTAAAGTCGAGCGCGACTCCGACCGTTTTTCGGCTGTTTTTGCGGGGCCGCCATCGGTATTGTCTTGCCTGCCTCGCCTACGTTTTTCAACTGCCTGGTAGAATGCGCAGCCGTTCCCTGACCGTCCCGCCACCATGACCACAGACAGCCCGACCACCGCTCATCACGTCGCCATCATCGGCGGCGGCCCTGCCGGGCTGATGGCTGCCGAAGTGCTGGCGCAAGGCGGCGTGCGTGTGGAGCTATTCGATGCCATGCCCTCGGTGGGGCGCAAGTTCCTGCTGGCCGGCGTCGGCGGCATGAACATCACCCACTCCGAGCCCAAGGACGCCTTCATCGGCCGTTATGGCGAGCGTCAGGCCGAAGTCGCGACGCTGCTGCGCGAGTTCGATGCCGATGCCCTGCGCACCTGGATTCATGGCCTGGGCATCGACACCTTCGTCGGCACCTCCGGCCGCGTATTCCCCAGCGACATGAAGGCCGCGCCGCTGCTGCGCGCCTGGCTGCGCCGCCTGCGCGAACTGGGCGTAACGATCCACACGCGCAGCCGCTGGCTGGGCTGGAACGCGGACGGCAGCCTGCGTATCACCGGCGCAGATGGCGAACGCGCACTGGCTGCCGATGCCTGCCTGCTGGCACTGGGCGGCGGCAGTTGGGCGCGCCTAGGCTCCGACGGTGCCTGGGTGCCCCTGTTGCAGGCTCGCGGCATCGAGATTGCAGCACTGAAACCGAGCAACTGCGGTTTCGAGGTGGCCAACTGGAGCGAGTATCTCAGGGAGAAATTCGCCGGTGCGCCGCTGAAGAACGTTGCCCTTAGCCTGCCCGACCAGGCGCCTCGCATCGGCGAGTTCGTGCTGACTGCAGGCGGCATCGAAGGCAGCCTGGTGTACGCCTTTTCCGCCGATATCCGCCGCGCCATCGAGGCCGACGGCCAGGCCGTGATTCACCTCGACCTGTTGCCGCAGATGCCGCTGGTCAAGCTGCAGCAGTCGCTAGCCAAGCCACGCGGCAAGCACTCGATGGCCAAGCACCTGCATCGCCAGGCCGGGCTGGACGGGGTGAAGGCTGCCCTGCTGCGTGAACTGGCGCCGGCTGCCGCATTTGCCGAACCGGCTGCTCTGGCGTCCTGGATCAAGGCGCTGCCGATCACCCTGCTGCGCCCCCGACCGCTGGACGAGGCGATCAGCTCCGCTGGCGGCGTGCCCTTCGCGGCGCTGGACGAAGGCCTGATGCTCAGGTCCCTGCCCGGCGTGTTCTGCGCCGGCGAGATGCTCGACTGGGAAGCGCCCACCGGCGGCTACCTGCTCACCGCCTGCTTCGCCAGCGGGCGGGTCGCGGCGCAGGGCCTACTCGACTGGTTGCATGCCGTGTAGTTGTAGGGTGGGCCGGGCGGCGCTCCGCTTCAGCCCACCAAGGCTGGCCGCTGTCGGTGGGCTGAAGCTAAGGCCGTAGGGCGGGTGCAACCCGCCATATCCGGTTGGCGGGTTGCACCCGCCCTACACCTGAAAAACCTGAAACCGCTGTGCCCTCACATGGGCTGCGTCTATGCTCAGAATTGGCGCTTCCCACACAGGTAATTCCCCGCCGTGATCCCGCTGCTGGTCTGTGATGACTCCAATATGGCGCGCAAGCAACTGATCCGCGCCCTGCCGCCGGAATGGCCGGTTTCCCTCAGCCAAGCCAACAACGGCGAGGAGGCGCTGGCCTTGATCCGTCAGGGTCTGGGCCCGGTCATGCTGCTCGACCTGACCATGCCGGTGCTCGATGGCTACCAGACCCTGGCCGCGCTGCGCGCAGAAGGGCTCAGCAGCAAGGTTATCGTTGTCTCCGGCGACGTGCAGGAAGAAGCCGTGCGCCGCGTGCGTGAGCTGGGCGCCCTGGCCTTCATCAAGAAGCCCGCCGACCCCGAGACCCTGCGCCAGACGCTGATCGACCTGAAGCTGTTCGACCCGCAGGCCACGCCAGCGGCGCAGGCCCAGGCCGCTGCGCTGTCAGAACTCAAGGTCAGCTTCCGCGATGCCCTGCGCGAAGTCAGCAACGTCGCCATGGGCCGCGCCGCCGCGTTGCTGGCCAAGGTACTGGGTGTATTCGTGCAGTTGCCGGTGCCGCAGGTGAATATCTTCGAAGTCAGCGAGCTGCACATGACCCTGCTCGACGCCCAACGCGGCGAGCGCTTCAGCGCCATCTGCCAGGGCTTCATCGGCGAGGCCATCGCCGGAGAGGCGCTGCTGCTGTTCCATGACTCGGAAGTGGACGACATGGCGCGCCTGCTCGGCTGGCAGCCGGAGAACGAAGCGCAAACCTCGGAGATGTTGTTGGATCTGGCCAGCATCCTGATCGGCGCCTGCCTGGCCGGCGTCGCCGAGCAACTCGACCTGCGCTTCTCCCAGGGCCACCCGCAGTTGCTCGGCCAGCATGCCAGTCTCGACCAGCTGATCCAGGTCAACCGCCAGCGCTGGCGCAAGACCCTGGCCGTGGAGATCAGCTACAGCCTGGAAGGCCATGCCATCCACTTCGACCTGCTGTTGTTGTTCACCGAAGATTCGATCAAACGCCTGACCGACAAGATCGGCTACCTGATGGAGTGAGGCGATGCCCGCACAGATCGATATCAAGGAAGTTCACTGGCTGCTCGACATCGTGCAATGCATCGACGTCGGTGTGGTGGTGCTCGACCGCCAATACCGCGTCGAAGTGTGGAATGCCTTCATGGAGAACCACTCCGGGCTGGGGCCGGACCAGGTACAGGGGCGTTCGTTGTTCGAGCTGTTCCCGGACATTGACCGCCCCTGGCTGGAGCGCAAGGTGGAAAGCGTAGTGCAATTGGGCACCCGTGCCTTCAGCCTGTGGCAGCAACGCCCCTACCTGATGCGCTTCAAGAGTTACCAGCCGATCACCGGCCAGGCCGATTTCATGTACCAGAACGTCACCCTGCTGCCGCTGGCCGGCCAGCCGGTGGAGCATGTGTGCCTGGTGATCTACGATATGACCGCTGCAGCTGTGGCGGCACTGGCGCAACCGGCTCGATAAAAACGCCTTAGCCCGGATGCAATCCGGGGCCGGTGCCAGGTGCTCCCGGATTGCATCCGGGCTACGGTTCTGACGAAAAAGGGATTTACATGCTGCGCAGCGTTGAACTGAAAACCTTCGTCCCGGCACGGGACTTCGCCCTGAGCATGGATTTCTACCAGGCCATGGGCTTCAAGCGCGGTTGGTCGGACGAACAGATGGCCTATTTCAGCCATGGCGAGCACTGCGCCTTTCTGCTGCAGAACTTCTACGTGAAGGAACAGGCGGAGAACTTCGTCATGCACCTGCTGGTGGAAGAAGTCGATGCGTGGTGGCAGCAGATTCAGGCAGCCCGCCTGGATGAGCGGTTCGGCACGCGACTGATCGCGCCGCAGGATCAGCCCTGGGGCATGCACGAGTTCATGGTGTTCGATCCCAGCGGCGTGCTGTGGCGAATAGCGCAGAATAGTTGAGAGCAATGGCGGGGTGCCCCCGCCCTACGAGACGACTGCGGCGTGCCGTAGGGCGGGTGCAACCCGCCAACAGAGATTCCAACTACTTCTTGCCACCCTTGGGCTTGCTGCCGAAACTTGGCACCTTGCGCACCGCCTTGGCCTTCGGCTTGGC
This region includes:
- a CDS encoding response regulator translates to MIPLLVCDDSNMARKQLIRALPPEWPVSLSQANNGEEALALIRQGLGPVMLLDLTMPVLDGYQTLAALRAEGLSSKVIVVSGDVQEEAVRRVRELGALAFIKKPADPETLRQTLIDLKLFDPQATPAAQAQAAALSELKVSFRDALREVSNVAMGRAAALLAKVLGVFVQLPVPQVNIFEVSELHMTLLDAQRGERFSAICQGFIGEAIAGEALLLFHDSEVDDMARLLGWQPENEAQTSEMLLDLASILIGACLAGVAEQLDLRFSQGHPQLLGQHASLDQLIQVNRQRWRKTLAVEISYSLEGHAIHFDLLLLFTEDSIKRLTDKIGYLME
- a CDS encoding PAS domain-containing protein, with amino-acid sequence MPAQIDIKEVHWLLDIVQCIDVGVVVLDRQYRVEVWNAFMENHSGLGPDQVQGRSLFELFPDIDRPWLERKVESVVQLGTRAFSLWQQRPYLMRFKSYQPITGQADFMYQNVTLLPLAGQPVEHVCLVIYDMTAAAVAALAQPAR
- a CDS encoding VOC family protein codes for the protein MLRSVELKTFVPARDFALSMDFYQAMGFKRGWSDEQMAYFSHGEHCAFLLQNFYVKEQAENFVMHLLVEEVDAWWQQIQAARLDERFGTRLIAPQDQPWGMHEFMVFDPSGVLWRIAQNS
- a CDS encoding TIGR03862 family flavoprotein: MTTDSPTTAHHVAIIGGGPAGLMAAEVLAQGGVRVELFDAMPSVGRKFLLAGVGGMNITHSEPKDAFIGRYGERQAEVATLLREFDADALRTWIHGLGIDTFVGTSGRVFPSDMKAAPLLRAWLRRLRELGVTIHTRSRWLGWNADGSLRITGADGERALAADACLLALGGGSWARLGSDGAWVPLLQARGIEIAALKPSNCGFEVANWSEYLREKFAGAPLKNVALSLPDQAPRIGEFVLTAGGIEGSLVYAFSADIRRAIEADGQAVIHLDLLPQMPLVKLQQSLAKPRGKHSMAKHLHRQAGLDGVKAALLRELAPAAAFAEPAALASWIKALPITLLRPRPLDEAISSAGGVPFAALDEGLMLRSLPGVFCAGEMLDWEAPTGGYLLTACFASGRVAAQGLLDWLHAV